The stretch of DNA ATGGTCTGTACAATGTCTTTGACATTATACGGGAGGATGTTGGGGACATTCCCAGAAAGGGTTGGTGTGACGCAGGAGAATTGAAAAGGTTTACACAGACTGCCAACAGCAAGGAGGCCGTAGGTGTGAAGGCCAGGCATGGGAAATGGATCTCGGCACCATGCAACCCAATGTCATTATCTGAGGCAAAAGGATTGATGAAAAAAATAATCACAGAATGGTTGCAGGAGAAAGCGATCCGCTATGGCCTTTAATACTGGCCGTATCATTCCGCCTTTTGCTAGGGGTCTGATGTGACGCACTCACTCGAGCGCCTTTCAATTCTCTCCTGATTGGACCGATGTGGTTGTCGAAGATAAACAGGCGGATCGGTGCACTGATCAGGTAGTCCCGGTGCATCAGGGCGTTGACCAGCAACTCTTCAAAGACCACCGGCGAGATCTCCGGGACGCCGGGGGCGGAACCGTCTCACGACACCCGAGTAGCGGGAGGAGTCCTCAATTCTTTCTGGGCATCCTGGCCGTGTGAAATCAATACGTACAAGTGTTCATACACACAACCGGAAAAAGAGCGATCCATGGTAGACCTCACGGTTAAAATGATCATCGAAGTCCAGATCCATATTATCATGGCGAGTAAACACCAGGAGGATGAAAGAACCGAGGGGCTTGTACGTGACTATGGAACTCTCGATTATCTCGTCGATGAGATGAATTACATCAACGATTCATGCACTAAGGCCGCCCTGATGCTTCATGGCATTGCTTCCCGGCACCCCTTTTATCAGGGAAATAAACGGACTGCACTCGCCATTGCAGAAATAATCCTCATGCTCGAGGGGGGATGGTATATTGCTGCCGAGGATGAGGCGATCGATCTCTATGTTCGTGAAGTTGCATGTTATCAGCATGACCTTAATGAAGTGAAATGCTGGCTTCAGAAAAACTGCCAAAAAATGTAGGATTAATGCTGGGCCAGGAGATCATATGCCCGCCTGTGCCTCTGCATCGAGAGTTCGAGGGCGGCCCGCTCGACCGGGGTGAGACCTTTCTCTTCTTTACCGTGATCTACCAGTCTGAAGGCACTATCTACATTATATGTCGTAGTTTCAC from Methanofollis liminatans DSM 4140 encodes:
- a CDS encoding type II toxin-antitoxin system death-on-curing family toxin, coding for MVDLTVKMIIEVQIHIIMASKHQEDERTEGLVRDYGTLDYLVDEMNYINDSCTKAALMLHGIASRHPFYQGNKRTALAIAEIILMLEGGWYIAAEDEAIDLYVREVACYQHDLNEVKCWLQKNCQKM